One stretch of Schlesneria sp. DSM 10557 DNA includes these proteins:
- a CDS encoding chemotaxis protein CheB has protein sequence MKAESRQQVAAVVIGTSAGALEALSTLLSPLPSTFSVPILCVVHLHPDMKSSIAECLSHKCLIRVCEAEDKEPLAGGTVYLAPPDYHLLVEENRRLSLSNEAPEYFSRPSIDVLFESAADVYGRNLIGVILTGANRDGARGLKAIEDAGGTALVQLPDTAFAREMPQSALDACTHARALTLQQIATYLMEAVLQR, from the coding sequence ATGAAGGCAGAATCTCGACAGCAGGTCGCTGCCGTTGTGATCGGTACGTCCGCGGGGGCTTTAGAGGCCCTTTCGACGTTGTTGTCCCCCCTCCCGTCGACGTTTTCAGTGCCGATTCTCTGTGTCGTGCACCTGCATCCCGATATGAAAAGTTCGATCGCCGAATGCCTGAGCCACAAGTGTCTGATCAGGGTCTGCGAAGCCGAGGACAAAGAGCCACTCGCTGGTGGTACTGTTTATCTCGCACCCCCCGATTACCATCTGCTGGTGGAAGAAAACAGGCGCCTCTCGCTATCGAACGAGGCACCGGAGTATTTCTCACGTCCCTCGATCGATGTGCTGTTCGAATCGGCCGCTGATGTCTACGGACGGAACCTGATTGGGGTCATCTTAACCGGAGCGAACCGCGATGGGGCGCGAGGATTAAAAGCCATTGAAGACGCCGGTGGTACAGCTCTGGTCCAATTACCCGATACGGCATTCGCTCGGGAAATGCCACAGTCAGCACTCGATGCGTGCACTCACGCTCGAGCCCTTACCCTCCAACAGATTGCAACCTACCTGATGGAGGCCGTGTTGCAGCGATGA
- a CDS encoding aldo/keto reductase, translating into MLKKRLGRTGLEVSQLGYGSMGLRGPRTWGVRVVSDEAADRFLNLVLDSGINFIDTAPDYGITEQRIGQFIGQRRSEYFLATKCGCAPIQHADHLETRHTWSQDVITRNLESSLHQLQTDHLDILQFHGGDADSLQRNGLIDLLLNFKSQGLIRFMGVSSSLPELPGMIALNVFDTFQIPYSCLAPEHHDLITQAAETGAGIIIRGGIAQGGPDAEIQRPALNDVWTRARLDEVLPTGMKRAELVLRYTLTHPCCHTTIVGTCNPEHLSENLAAAAAGPLSQDLYDEVRKRVARLLRDA; encoded by the coding sequence ATGCTGAAAAAGCGACTTGGAAGAACCGGACTGGAAGTCAGTCAGCTCGGTTACGGAAGCATGGGACTTCGCGGTCCTCGGACGTGGGGGGTGCGAGTCGTCAGTGACGAAGCGGCCGATCGTTTTCTGAATCTGGTTCTCGATTCGGGGATCAACTTCATCGACACGGCTCCGGACTACGGCATCACGGAACAGCGAATCGGGCAGTTTATCGGTCAGCGACGCTCCGAATATTTTCTGGCCACAAAATGTGGTTGTGCACCCATCCAGCATGCTGACCATCTGGAGACCAGGCATACCTGGAGTCAGGATGTCATCACCAGAAATCTCGAAAGCAGCCTGCATCAACTTCAAACCGATCATCTCGACATTCTGCAATTCCACGGTGGAGATGCGGACAGCTTGCAGCGAAACGGCCTGATCGACCTGCTGCTGAACTTCAAATCGCAGGGGCTGATCCGGTTCATGGGTGTTTCAAGCAGTCTGCCCGAGTTGCCGGGCATGATTGCACTCAACGTCTTTGACACATTCCAGATTCCGTACTCCTGCCTGGCCCCAGAGCACCATGATCTGATTACTCAGGCGGCGGAGACGGGAGCGGGGATCATTATCCGGGGCGGAATCGCTCAAGGGGGCCCCGATGCCGAGATACAGCGTCCCGCACTCAATGATGTCTGGACACGTGCCCGGCTCGATGAGGTTCTGCCGACAGGGATGAAACGGGCAGAACTCGTGTTGCGGTACACTCTCACTCATCCCTGCTGCCACACCACGATCGTCGGGACGTGCAACCCGGAACACCTTTCCGAGAACCTCGCGGCTGCTGCGGCCGGCCCTTTGTCGCAGGACCTTTACGATGAAGTTCGAAAACGTGTCGCCCGACTTTTGCGCGACGCGTGA
- a CDS encoding protein-glutamate O-methyltransferase CheR encodes MTGKTEDIEVRLLLEAVFRKYHYDFRGYSMASVKRRMKQAKEHFECTTISQLQDRVLHDESVLPALLSYLTVQVSELFRDPSYYKALRELVVPHLKTYPSLKVWVAGCSTGEELYSLAILFREEDLEDRTIFYATDINPNALKQAEAGVYSLDRIAKFTENHQRSGGKSSLSDYYTANYRGAIFDKTLRMRTVFADHSLVSDSAFAEVHFVSCRNVLIYFDLENQNRTIGLFVDSLVRKGFLGLGSKESLRFTRYADSFTEFSREDRIFQKRGTP; translated from the coding sequence GTGACCGGAAAAACTGAGGACATTGAAGTGCGGCTGCTTCTGGAAGCGGTCTTCAGGAAGTACCACTACGATTTCCGTGGCTACTCGATGGCCTCCGTGAAACGAAGGATGAAACAGGCGAAAGAGCATTTTGAGTGCACGACGATCTCTCAACTGCAGGATCGCGTTCTGCACGATGAGTCAGTATTACCGGCACTGTTGTCCTACCTCACTGTTCAGGTCAGTGAGCTGTTCCGAGATCCCTCTTACTACAAGGCGTTGAGGGAACTCGTGGTACCCCACCTGAAGACCTATCCCTCGTTGAAAGTATGGGTGGCCGGATGCAGTACGGGGGAAGAGCTGTATTCTTTAGCGATTTTGTTCCGTGAGGAAGACTTGGAAGACAGAACGATCTTCTACGCGACCGATATAAACCCGAACGCGTTGAAACAGGCGGAAGCGGGGGTGTATTCGCTCGATCGGATCGCCAAATTTACGGAAAATCATCAGCGGTCCGGTGGGAAATCCTCGTTATCCGACTATTACACAGCGAATTATCGCGGCGCCATTTTTGATAAGACTTTGCGGATGCGAACGGTCTTCGCGGATCATAGCCTGGTGTCTGACTCCGCTTTTGCAGAAGTCCATTTTGTCTCGTGCCGTAATGTATTGATTTATTTCGATTTGGAGAATCAGAACCGAACGATCGGGCTGTTTGTCGATTCGCTTGTCCGCAAAGGATTTCTTGGATTGGGTTCGAAAGAGAGTTTGCGCTTCACACGTTATGCAGACTCATTTACCGAATTCTCTCGCGAAGATCGCATTTTTCAGAAACGAGGGACGCCGTGA
- a CDS encoding transcriptional regulator encodes MSPSNRRFNIPTPQDDDVVPEELSELGQLIDTLSPTRPPELEVAFQRVLNTALRRNQTLERVQEALSQLRVDIKYLMFDLEITRRERDELRQRMEG; translated from the coding sequence GTGAGCCCAAGTAATCGACGGTTCAACATCCCAACTCCACAGGACGACGATGTCGTGCCTGAGGAGTTGTCTGAACTTGGACAATTGATTGACACGCTCTCGCCGACCCGGCCTCCGGAACTGGAAGTCGCCTTCCAACGCGTTCTGAACACGGCTCTCCGCCGCAATCAGACTCTGGAACGCGTACAGGAAGCCCTCTCACAACTGCGAGTCGATATCAAATATTTGATGTTTGATCTCGAGATTACTCGCCGCGAGCGGGACGAACTGCGTCAACGGATGGAAGGCTAA
- a CDS encoding response regulator, whose product MTSAVEPVYFLLVDDLEENLFALEALLRREGLVLLKARSGVEALEYLLQKEVALAIVDVQMPGMDGFELAELMRGSERTRRVPIIFLTAGASDWNRRFRGYEAGAVDFLQKPIEADVIKSKAEVFFELFKQRQEVAHQRDELKTASEEIKRLLKESLMYAQALRDADQRKDDFLAMLAHELRNPLAPVRNAVEILRLPGVTEVEIAQTREIIFRQVTHMVRLVDDLLDVARIARGKIALRIERCDLGAIVRQTTEDYRQTLADAGVTLKLNVAAAPMWASGDPIRIAQIFGNLLHNAAKFTPRGGLVEISAWPDVQTSQAVIFVRDTGVGLDEAVLQNLFEPFSQADQKLDRDKGGLGLGLALVKGLVELHSGSVVAESDGVGKGSKFTLRIPLEPDSIGKLEKLASDSSQDEECRLRILLVEDNRDAAITLKMLLTLMGHDVCVAHDGPEGLALALSVLPEVVISDLGLPGAIDGYSLANALRAEPNLSDVYLIALSGYGQDDDRRKTEGAGFHRHFVKPVEPESLKDALNDFVLQRRRAKVQRPMASVPETNGDQPHL is encoded by the coding sequence ATGACTAGCGCCGTTGAACCCGTTTATTTTTTGCTTGTTGACGATCTGGAAGAGAATCTCTTCGCGCTCGAAGCACTGCTACGGCGTGAGGGGCTGGTTCTACTGAAAGCCCGATCGGGTGTCGAAGCGCTTGAGTATTTGCTTCAGAAGGAAGTCGCTCTTGCCATCGTCGATGTTCAGATGCCGGGAATGGATGGATTTGAACTGGCGGAACTCATGCGTGGAAGCGAGCGGACTCGGCGCGTTCCGATCATTTTTCTGACGGCGGGGGCTTCGGACTGGAATCGGCGTTTTCGCGGGTACGAGGCGGGAGCGGTCGATTTCCTTCAAAAGCCAATCGAAGCCGACGTGATCAAAAGCAAGGCTGAGGTTTTCTTTGAGCTCTTCAAACAGCGTCAGGAAGTCGCTCATCAACGGGATGAACTCAAAACCGCGTCGGAAGAGATCAAGCGGCTGTTAAAAGAAAGCCTGATGTACGCGCAGGCGCTGCGTGACGCCGACCAAAGGAAAGACGACTTTCTGGCTATGCTGGCGCACGAATTGCGCAACCCGCTTGCACCGGTCAGGAACGCAGTTGAAATCCTGAGGCTTCCAGGCGTAACAGAAGTCGAGATCGCTCAGACGCGCGAGATCATCTTCCGCCAGGTAACGCACATGGTCCGTCTGGTGGATGATCTGCTGGATGTGGCAAGAATCGCGCGCGGGAAAATTGCCCTGCGGATTGAGCGGTGCGATCTGGGTGCAATCGTGCGACAAACCACAGAAGACTACCGTCAGACACTGGCGGACGCGGGGGTCACCCTGAAGCTGAATGTGGCAGCAGCCCCGATGTGGGCTTCTGGCGATCCAATTCGAATTGCCCAGATCTTCGGTAATCTGCTGCACAACGCGGCCAAATTTACGCCGCGCGGCGGGTTAGTTGAAATCTCAGCCTGGCCTGATGTGCAGACATCGCAGGCCGTCATTTTCGTTCGAGACACCGGGGTGGGACTGGACGAGGCCGTACTTCAGAATCTTTTCGAGCCCTTTTCCCAGGCGGACCAGAAGCTGGATCGTGACAAAGGTGGCCTCGGACTGGGCCTCGCGCTGGTTAAAGGTCTGGTGGAGCTTCATTCCGGGTCGGTCGTGGCCGAGAGCGATGGAGTTGGTAAAGGCTCCAAATTCACGCTCCGGATTCCACTCGAACCAGATTCGATCGGAAAGCTTGAAAAGCTGGCGAGTGACAGCTCGCAGGACGAAGAATGCCGGTTACGAATTCTGCTGGTAGAAGACAATCGCGATGCCGCCATCACACTCAAAATGCTGCTGACCCTGATGGGCCACGATGTGTGCGTTGCACATGACGGCCCTGAGGGATTGGCGCTGGCATTGTCGGTATTGCCCGAGGTCGTCATCTCGGATCTGGGACTTCCAGGCGCAATCGATGGATATTCACTCGCGAATGCATTGCGAGCCGAGCCGAATTTGTCGGATGTCTATCTGATTGCCCTCAGTGGCTACGGACAGGACGACGACCGGCGAAAAACAGAAGGTGCGGGATTCCACCGGCATTTCGTAAAACCTGTGGAGCCGGAAAGTTTGAAAGACGCCTTAAACGACTTTGTTCTTCAGCGTCGGCGCGCCAAAGTGCAGAGACCGATGGCGTCGGTCCCAGAGACGAACGGTGACCAGCCTCACCTGTAG
- a CDS encoding polyprenol monophosphomannose synthase — MSTAAATTAVPNRLVVTLCTYNERENIAKLVPQVLEQLPDAHVLVVDDSSPDRTADVVRQMMAQDHRIKLLLRTAKEGLGAATIAGFQWAIDHNYEFVLNMDADFSHHPRYLPALNGSMEVADIGIGSRYVPGGSISGWSLTRHFMSQSINWYSHILLGLKAKDCSGAFRCYRVSKLQELDFGKIRSKGYAFQEEFLYRCTRIGCRIVETPIRFEDRIVGQSKINIPEIIRSLRDLFLLGLEGIRETPVTHDEPAQQTFPATVKFQREECSNSALPMPRQSSRAA, encoded by the coding sequence ATGTCCACTGCAGCCGCTACGACCGCCGTTCCGAATCGACTCGTGGTCACACTGTGCACGTACAATGAGCGAGAAAACATCGCCAAGCTTGTTCCGCAAGTGCTGGAGCAGCTTCCCGACGCACATGTGCTCGTCGTTGACGACAGCTCGCCTGACAGAACTGCCGATGTTGTACGGCAGATGATGGCACAAGATCACCGCATCAAGTTGCTGCTCAGAACGGCCAAAGAGGGACTCGGCGCGGCCACCATTGCCGGATTTCAGTGGGCCATCGATCACAACTACGAATTTGTCCTGAACATGGATGCCGATTTCAGCCATCATCCGCGCTACCTTCCTGCTTTGAATGGAAGCATGGAAGTCGCTGATATCGGAATTGGCTCCCGGTATGTACCCGGAGGGAGCATCTCGGGATGGAGTCTCACTCGACACTTCATGAGTCAGTCGATCAACTGGTACTCGCACATCCTGCTTGGGCTGAAGGCTAAAGACTGCAGCGGCGCATTCCGCTGCTACCGCGTCAGCAAATTACAGGAACTGGACTTCGGCAAGATCCGTTCGAAGGGCTATGCCTTCCAGGAAGAATTCCTCTATCGCTGCACTCGAATTGGCTGCCGCATCGTCGAAACCCCCATCCGCTTCGAAGACCGTATCGTTGGACAATCCAAGATCAACATCCCGGAAATCATCCGCTCGCTTCGCGATCTGTTCCTGCTGGGACTGGAAGGGATCCGCGAAACTCCGGTGACGCACGACGAACCGGCACAGCAGACATTTCCCGCAACGGTGAAGTTTCAGCGCGAGGAGTGCAGCAATTCAGCGCTGCCGATGCCCAGGCAATCCAGCCGTGCCGCTTAA